A single genomic interval of Zingiber officinale cultivar Zhangliang chromosome 4A, Zo_v1.1, whole genome shotgun sequence harbors:
- the LOC121970548 gene encoding hypersensitive-induced response protein 1-like has translation MGQAFGCVQVDQSTVAVKETFGKFDEILDPGCHLLPWCIGQQIAGFLSLRVQQLDVRCETKTKDNVFVTVVASVQYRALAEKASDAFYRLSNTRGQIQSYVFDVIRASVPKLNLDDAFEQKNEIAKAVEDELEKAMSMYGYEIVQTLIVDIEPDEHVKRAMNEINAAARLRMAANEKAEAEKILQIKRAEGDAESKYLAGLGIARQRQAIVDGLRDSVIAFSVNVPGTTAKDVMDMVLVTQYFDTMKEIGASSKSSSVFIPHGPGAVRDIASQIRDGLLQANILD, from the exons atgggGCAAGCATTTGGTTGCGTTCAAGTGGATCAGTCAACTGTTGCCGTCAAAGAAACTTTTGGAAAATTTGATGAGATTCTTGATCCTGGGTGTCACCTCTTGCCTTGGTGTATAGGGCAGCAAATTGCTGGTTTTCTTTCATTGCGCGTGCAGCAACTTGATGTGCGCTGTGAAACCAAGACAAAG GATAATGTGTTCGTCACAGTTGTTGCATCAGTTCAATACCGTGCTTTGGCAGAGAAGGCATCAGATGCTTTTTACAGACTCAGCAACACCAGAGGGCAAATTCAATCCTACGTCTTTGATG TCATCAGGGCCAGCGTTCCTAAGCTGAACTTGGATGATGCATTTGAACAGAAGAATGAAATTGCCAAAGCTGTAGAAGATGAACTTGAAAAG GCGATGTCAATGTACGGCTATGAGATTGTTCAAACACTGATAGTGGATATTGAACCCGACGAGCATGTTAAGAGAGCAATGAATGAGATCAATGCAG CTGCTAGGCTGAGGATGGCTGCGAATGAGAAAGCTGAAGCTGAAAAGATACTGCAGATCAAACGGGCAGAAGGTGATGCTGAATCTAAGTACTTAGCAGGGTTAGGCATAGCACGGCAACGACAGGCCATTGTCGACGGTCTGAGAGACAGTGTGATTGCCTTCTCGGTGAATGTGCCAGGAACAACAGCTAAAGATGTCATGGATATGGTTCTAGTGACACAGTACTTTGATACCATGAAGGAGATTGGAGCATCTTCAAAGTCCTCTTCTGTGTTCATCCCACATGGTCCAGGAGCTGTGAGAGACATTGCCAGTCAAATCAGGGATGGTCTTCTCCAAGCCAACATTCTCGACTGA